The Theobroma cacao cultivar B97-61/B2 chromosome 1, Criollo_cocoa_genome_V2, whole genome shotgun sequence genome contains the following window.
CCAACAATTTGCATTGTAGGTAGAGACTAACAATTTTGGACAAAACACATGTACAGACAGAGACAGGAGAGAGtgttattatttaattttatgatgCAACCATAAATCATAAAGACGTTTCCATTGATACAAGTTTGGACAGAAGATGAACAAGTTGTAAGGGTTTGAATGGATCTAAATTTCAGTTAATTTTGCGGCAATTCTCTCGAACTTCTCCGTTGGGTCCTTCCTTGACGTCGAGGGTGCCCATTTTGACCATCGCCTGctggaaatcaaagaaaaacatGGCTTGGTTCATGGCATAGCCATTGACAATGGCTCGAGTCCTGGGTGTGGCGTACAACTGCTGATCCGAGAAAAGAAGTCCATTTCTCCTGATCAATGTGTTGAAGTAATAATTGTCGAAAGTGTTTGGTGTGAAGTCAAACCGCTGCACTGCGTTGTCGCCGGCGCTGCATGTTTGTGACAATATCTTGGCGAAATCCGAATCCAAAGTGGGATCTGCGTTACTCAGCCTGCTTTTGAAGGATGAGCACCTTGCCACTCCTAACGTATGCGCCCCTGCCCCAAGAAGATTATTTAAGTTAGATACTAAACTTTGTCAAGCTGAAAGCAACATAGTGGTACAGTTCATGTCTTAATTACAACCAGGTCAAAGAATTAGGGAAACCCAATGATTAGGATGGTCCAttcatatatgtatatatatatcaacatttcTTGTAAATTTAAGCATATGCTTAGCTGTGTATAAACTGTGAAAGAACCCTTTTAACTAAAAACCAAGCCAAACCTAAAGCACTTAATTAATAgcacaaaaattttattggagATTGCTTACCAGATAAGGCAACCATTTCTTGAGCAGAGAAACCTCGCCGCCCAAAGGCCTGGATCAGCTGTGAGGTGTTGAAGGAGGGGAAAGGCAGGTTGATTGTGTCTTCTATCTTAGACCTCCTTCCATCTCTTCTTCCTTTTGGTATATCATACACTGGACCCCCAGCCTGTTAAATTGTATAGGAGTAGTacaaatatgataatatatacaattaagatgcatgaaattgaaaaaaagacCAACAATGATATAGCAGGCTATAAAGCATTTTGTTACCCAGAAAACTGCATCTCTGGCAGCCATTGCAACAATATCAGCACATGAGACTATGCCAGAGCATTGCTCTTCCAACTGCTCCTTTGCATCATCAATAACTTCATAGCCTCGCAAGCTCAAGTTCCCTGGGGAGTCCTTTTCTGCTTTGTTATCCTTTGTTGAATCAATGAGAACCGACCCATCACATCCCTAATAATTGACCAAAACCAGACGACAGATTAAGGTGGGAATCtaatgaaaagaagaaaaacaggGAAGACaaggagagagagacagagaaacTAATTAAGATACCTCGATGAAGCAGTCATGGAAATGCATTCGAACCAAGGCTGCTGCTAGAGTTGGATCATCTTGCAAAGCTCTATTTACTGTGTTCTTCACAATGAATTCAGCCAATGGGCAACTCATCATGTAGTAGTCCATGCGGAGACCATCTACTCCAAACCCAAAGCGGCTGATCGCTATCATCTCCATCACCATAAACAAACTTACTAAATAAGCCATTGCCATATTTGCCAAATTATTCAAAGGACAACTCAACAGCTTAATATTGAACAAGTAATTCGAGAGAGATGATCACTTAGTTTGCTACAAGAGTGGAAAGGGAAATgcgtgtatatatatatatataaatgcgAAAAACTGAATAAAGTTGGTCCAAATATGAACTGGCaaagcttttgttttttatttcttttaattaatggAAGATAGTGGTCTATCATTTCATCCACCAAATCAGAATCGTAGTCAATAAgataatcttagttaattgcATGCTATTTGCATGTAAGGCGACACGTAACAAATTCACTATACTGATTGTGAAATCCAACTTAGAAAGGTTAATCATGCATTAAGACTCATGTAATGACAAGTCTTAGGTTAATTAAGTTACTTTTGTCAAACagagattaaaaattagtCAATAGTAGTGTTTAAGAAGTAAAGAGAGAAGATACATGATCCAGGTCCAGTTCCAACCGATCATCCGCCACTTTCCAAACTTGTGATATGCTGTGCCTCCTTGTAGTtgctaattaaaaaataagaaaatgctGCGGAAAATGTATTAGTGAGAGCAGACGTTAACCTCCTCCACAGTCCACCCAATTATATCTTTTTACAACTAATTTATGGCTTAGTGCAGGCGTGGGCGGCTGCCCAATGCCAACCTAAAActctttttatcttcttcttctttttaattcttttgctTCATCCAAAAGGTTGACTCTCGcccatttatttaaattctacCCTTTAATTTGTATGCTATTCATTTTGACAGACTTATGCCATTTATATATCGCCTTGTCATGCGTCgtcttcctcttcttccttttttttttttttttacatattgaaacttaaatattattacatgcatttaaattaattaaaaagaaaaaggagaggtCTCTCACATTTCACAAATATAATTCTCTCGCTTCCGATTAGGAGCCTtcatattgaaatttttcgAAGTTTAATCGTTGAATATCCTCGCTCTTACAAATTACttgcctttttttttgaaaggtacaAATGACTTGCCTTAATTTGTGactaaaatatataaagtaaatccatcaaaaagaaatatataaagCAATCGAAGTAGAAATTATATTACATAAATGCATATTTGGGCATCACATATTGAACATGAGACTTACCTTTTTTCCTTCAGTTTAGTGTTGGAGGCTGGGGAAGTTTGcccaaaacaaaagaaaacccaAGCCATAGTTGAAGAGTGATAAAAATGGAGTAAATTGCACTATTGGtttgtgatttttcttctAATGTTGAAATCAATCAAGAAAAGGTTATGTAGTAATCGTACCAATGTCgtttgataaattaaaatgtaTAGAGAAATTGAGTGCGAACGAGTGAAATGAATGGGAAGTGCATGGCAAATGGCATGCAGCTGGTTTCCATATTGATACCTACTGAGTGGGGAGAGGAGGGGAGGGGACTTTGTTTTTAAAGGAAGGTGGGCATCAAAGCATTCCATTATCTTCCATTTGAGTGCCGTGTACGCGTTTAGCTACCAAATGCTATTGTGCGCATCATGTCTTTCTTTGTCTTGAGATCTCTTTGCCATTTCCTTAGTGCTTCCAGACGTTTATGTCTGAACGGCTTTCTCCTTCTAGCTACCCTTTAGCAGGGTCCATAGCATGACCTTTGTCTGTAACTGTGAACCTCAACAAATAGACACCTCTGTTTTTTTCTGGcccaaatttatttaaatcccTTAAAAGTCCAATGGACAAATTATTCTGAGGTCGACTCCACCTAATGTTTTcgatttctttttaattatgtcGTTCATCTTGTTTAAAATTTACTAGCCtgtttttaattcaaatgtgTCAGTCTACGTAGTTTGGtgatcaaaatttattatccATCTCTCGTTTTAATTTGGAAGAAATTGACGGATCCCACGCAATTAAACAAACAGAGACACACTGACAAGAGAATAGAAAGACgagcagagagagagagaagcaaaaagtggaagagaaatcgaaatgaaaatgattctTCTTTGtactttttctcttattttcttttcttttttcattttgatttttttttatttttta
Protein-coding sequences here:
- the LOC18612010 gene encoding peroxidase 47; protein product: MAMAYLVSLFMVMEMIAISRFGFGVDGLRMDYYMMSCPLAEFIVKNTVNRALQDDPTLAAALVRMHFHDCFIEGCDGSVLIDSTKDNKAEKDSPGNLSLRGYEVIDDAKEQLEEQCSGIVSCADIVAMAARDAVFWAGGPVYDIPKGRRDGRRSKIEDTINLPFPSFNTSQLIQAFGRRGFSAQEMVALSGAHTLGVARCSSFKSRLSNADPTLDSDFAKILSQTCSAGDNAVQRFDFTPNTFDNYYFNTLIRRNGLLFSDQQLYATPRTRAIVNGYAMNQAMFFFDFQQAMVKMGTLDVKEGPNGEVRENCRKIN